The following proteins are co-located in the Sphingomonas panacis genome:
- a CDS encoding ImuA family protein, producing MSSATIAELRESLRAIQGDGLKRRPVLPFGVAALDGRIASGGLRLDSLHEVAAASPDPSDDAAATLFMAGAAARAWGPVLWVVRRRDLFAPGLYQAGLDPERVLYAEAADDAEVLALMEEGLRHRGLGAVIGEVKRAAMPNTRRLQLAAEGGKTIALLLKRHAREGGNPLHVPSAAITRWRIGSAPSEPLPVEGVGRACWRVALVRQRGGEPFETIMEACDETGRLALPARLADRTAAADGADRYSYVEAA from the coding sequence GTGTCGTCAGCCACCATAGCAGAATTGCGCGAAAGCCTGCGGGCGATTCAGGGCGACGGGCTCAAGCGTCGCCCGGTGCTGCCGTTCGGCGTGGCCGCGCTCGACGGACGAATCGCGAGCGGCGGCTTGCGGCTCGATTCGCTCCACGAAGTCGCCGCCGCCAGCCCCGATCCGAGCGACGATGCCGCCGCGACCTTGTTCATGGCGGGTGCCGCCGCACGGGCGTGGGGGCCGGTGTTGTGGGTGGTGCGCCGCCGCGACCTGTTCGCGCCGGGGCTGTACCAGGCCGGGCTCGATCCCGAGCGCGTGCTGTATGCGGAGGCGGCGGATGATGCCGAAGTGCTCGCGCTGATGGAGGAGGGGCTGCGCCACCGTGGTCTCGGCGCGGTGATCGGCGAGGTCAAGCGCGCCGCCATGCCCAACACCCGCCGCCTGCAACTCGCCGCCGAGGGCGGCAAGACGATCGCGCTGCTGCTCAAACGGCATGCGCGCGAAGGGGGGAACCCGCTCCATGTGCCCTCCGCCGCGATCACCCGCTGGCGGATCGGCAGCGCGCCATCGGAGCCGCTGCCGGTCGAGGGGGTCGGGCGCGCCTGCTGGCGCGTCGCGCTGGTCCGCCAGCGTGGCGGCGAGCCTTTCGAAACCATCATGGAGGCATGCGATGAAACGGGTCGCCTCGCTCTACCTGCCCGACTGGCCGATCGAACGGCTGCGGCGGATGGAGCGGACCGCTACAGCTACGTGGAAGCTGCGTGA